The proteins below are encoded in one region of Paenibacillus sp. YYML68:
- a CDS encoding PD-(D/E)XK nuclease family protein yields MSAKLEQVERLLQSVPLQRKILLTGSLSDGHQWLERMARASGAVLNTEVKSLRSWALERCRLALAKRKLTYISPDEGRWLVCRLLQQLIESGSSYVTAESFTPGLADAFYEAIVELREALVTAAQLDARHFCHIEKGQFLQQLLRRYEEELVRGSLVDGAGLLLHASVSGHGSELVIVDQSAVRSAADQQLLERLTDGRYVMLEEDVSFTASNSTFPAGDAMLFGAAGVLAEVREVVRRVLEGGMRWDEVELVCSDRDADMRAVHTTAAAYGISCTYAEGLPIHITAAGQAALLFIDWLESDFRADLLLAGLKQGFLRLHAGDDSGLVTTGRLIRELERSGIGWGRERYKLLRSRSEGARAVGEAQADRGAQVDESVRVEGGTQVDESVRVESGTQVDESARVDGGAQVDESARVYGGVQVDGDARADGGARVDGGVRGDVGAQVDEAVAVRELLADVFDRLLGPLDDVELASPSRLMEALVMFVEACGVMRNEADYEVLSSLKRLARSMQLASGFTLDATLALRHVGDAVQRLRVRAAGTPSPGSLWVTSLSSGGQSGRPYTFIVGMTEAAWSQAARQHPVLLDDERTRISPALPLSLARARRAAAERNSRLGMIQGGCTLSCSTLELAAGKEQLPAYELLQLYRQQRGQADADYEALLEHLGAAVRYYGRANSSVSIALDATEQWLCALQSGSAQLKGGREAVSGRYSWLGSGAAAEQARLAPELSGCDGLLDTTVHPVVLPGDAPRLAPSLSMGAAAKGTPASGHGAAPASPADARASVASPAAAPPEVAPPAAGTLSAAPPAAAALTAATPEIAPPATGTPSAALPAATPPAGAPPATAPPAASTAAYSASKLELYGKCPKRYLYQEVLGVRPKETAVFDRTRWLDAAQRGSLLHDIFSRYLMAVKDQLDDRGFLTSAPGQQDTVQVEAQEGNTVCPADRTAIASNRHLLQDITEQVLAQYAAEVPAPSVHIYRKEADSIRRDVDMFYQSERGRTGVPMFAELPLHEDDAPFDLELSEELTLPLRGYVDRIDRIGPHQYKIYDYKTGSPRSYKHNACFSGGAQLQLPLYGLAVEQWMRRSGFDPKAEVTESSYYFPTERGLGEEVVRPQSRRGELAALLKAMTDSMRSGLFPPAEDPKGCTWCDYSAVCGSHAEQFAAKRSAPDAEARLHTLQEVSRYV; encoded by the coding sequence ATGAGTGCCAAGCTGGAGCAGGTGGAGCGACTGCTGCAATCCGTTCCACTGCAACGTAAGATACTGCTTACAGGCAGCCTGTCAGACGGGCATCAATGGCTGGAGCGAATGGCCCGTGCTTCTGGCGCGGTATTGAATACAGAGGTGAAATCACTGCGCAGCTGGGCGCTGGAGCGCTGCAGGCTGGCTCTTGCTAAGCGTAAGCTCACCTATATATCTCCGGATGAAGGAAGATGGCTCGTATGCCGACTGCTGCAGCAGCTGATCGAGTCCGGCTCGTCCTATGTGACGGCAGAATCGTTCACCCCGGGGCTGGCGGATGCTTTCTATGAAGCGATTGTGGAGCTGAGGGAGGCGCTAGTGACGGCGGCGCAGCTGGATGCGAGGCATTTTTGCCATATCGAAAAAGGCCAGTTCCTACAGCAGCTACTGAGGCGCTATGAGGAGGAGCTTGTGCGGGGCAGCCTCGTCGATGGAGCCGGTCTGCTTCTCCATGCGAGCGTGAGCGGGCACGGCTCGGAGCTAGTAATCGTGGATCAGAGTGCGGTGCGCTCCGCTGCCGATCAGCAGTTGCTGGAGCGCCTCACAGACGGACGCTATGTCATGCTGGAAGAGGACGTCTCGTTCACAGCGTCGAACTCGACGTTCCCAGCAGGTGATGCGATGCTGTTCGGTGCAGCCGGTGTGCTGGCGGAGGTGCGTGAGGTCGTGAGGCGTGTGCTGGAGGGCGGCATGCGCTGGGATGAGGTCGAGCTTGTATGCTCGGATCGCGATGCGGATATGCGCGCTGTTCATACGACAGCTGCTGCTTACGGCATTTCGTGCACCTATGCGGAAGGCTTGCCGATCCATATAACGGCGGCCGGTCAAGCAGCGCTGCTGTTCATCGATTGGCTGGAGTCGGATTTCCGGGCGGACCTGCTGCTGGCAGGGCTGAAGCAAGGCTTCCTGCGCCTACATGCGGGGGACGATTCAGGGCTAGTAACAACAGGCCGTCTCATCCGAGAGCTGGAGCGGTCTGGCATAGGCTGGGGCAGGGAGCGGTATAAGCTGCTGCGGTCGAGGTCTGAGGGTGCGCGAGCTGTCGGGGAGGCGCAGGCTGATCGTGGTGCGCAGGTCGATGAGAGTGTGCGAGTCGAAGGTGGTACGCAGGTCGATGAGAGTGTGCGAGTCGAAAGTGGTACGCAGGTTGATGAGAGTGCGCGAGTTGATGGTGGTGCGCAGGTCGATGAGAGTGCGCGAGTCTATGGTGGTGTGCAGGTCGATGGGGATGCGCGAGCTGATGGTGGTGCGCGAGTCGACGGTGGTGTGCGGGGCGATGTGGGTGCGCAAGTCGATGAGGCTGTAGCGGTACGAGAGCTGCTGGCTGACGTATTCGATCGGCTGCTAGGTCCGCTGGATGATGTAGAGCTCGCGTCACCCTCCAGACTGATGGAGGCGCTGGTTATGTTCGTTGAGGCGTGCGGGGTGATGAGGAATGAAGCAGATTATGAGGTGCTGTCCAGCTTGAAGCGGCTTGCCCGTTCGATGCAGTTAGCTTCTGGCTTCACGCTGGATGCAACGCTTGCGTTAAGGCATGTGGGGGATGCGGTCCAGCGGCTGCGCGTGCGGGCTGCAGGCACTCCGTCTCCGGGTAGCCTCTGGGTGACCTCGCTGTCATCGGGCGGACAGTCGGGGCGGCCGTATACGTTCATCGTCGGAATGACGGAGGCGGCATGGTCGCAGGCCGCACGCCAGCATCCAGTGCTGCTCGACGACGAGCGCACCCGTATTAGCCCGGCGCTGCCGCTGAGCCTAGCGCGCGCCAGACGTGCTGCTGCCGAGCGCAACAGCCGGCTCGGCATGATTCAAGGCGGCTGCACGCTGAGCTGCAGCACGCTGGAGCTTGCGGCCGGCAAGGAGCAGCTGCCGGCCTATGAGCTGCTGCAGCTGTACCGGCAGCAGCGCGGGCAGGCAGACGCCGATTACGAGGCGCTGCTGGAGCACTTGGGCGCGGCCGTCCGCTACTACGGCCGCGCGAATTCGTCGGTCAGCATCGCACTCGATGCGACCGAGCAATGGCTGTGCGCGCTGCAGTCTGGCAGCGCGCAGCTGAAGGGCGGCCGCGAGGCGGTGAGCGGCCGGTACAGCTGGCTCGGCAGCGGCGCAGCTGCCGAGCAGGCGAGGCTCGCGCCGGAGCTGTCCGGCTGCGACGGCTTGCTCGACACGACGGTGCACCCCGTCGTGCTGCCTGGCGATGCGCCGCGGCTAGCGCCATCGCTGAGCATGGGGGCGGCGGCTAAGGGCACGCCTGCCTCTGGGCATGGCGCAGCCCCCGCGTCGCCAGCTGACGCGCGGGCAAGCGTAGCCTCGCCCGCCGCTGCGCCGCCAGAAGTTGCTCCGCCCGCCGCTGGTACGCTAAGCGCAGCTCCACCAGCCGCAGCAGCGCTAACCGCTGCGACGCCAGAAATTGCTCCGCCCGCCACTGGTACGCCAAGCGCTGCACTGCCCGCCGCTACGCCGCCAGCAGGTGCTCCACCAGCCACCGCACCACCCGCCGCCAGCACCGCCGCCTACAGCGCGAGCAAGCTAGAGCTGTACGGCAAGTGTCCGAAGCGCTACCTGTATCAGGAGGTGCTCGGGGTGCGGCCGAAGGAGACGGCGGTGTTCGACCGTACGCGGTGGCTCGATGCGGCGCAGCGAGGCAGCCTGCTGCATGATATCTTTAGCCGCTACTTGATGGCCGTGAAGGACCAGCTGGACGATCGTGGCTTCTTAACAAGTGCGCCAGGTCAGCAAGACACCGTGCAGGTGGAAGCACAAGAAGGTAACACGGTCTGCCCTGCCGACCGCACAGCCATCGCTTCCAACCGACACCTGCTCCAAGACATTACCGAGCAGGTGCTCGCTCAGTATGCAGCCGAGGTGCCAGCGCCGAGCGTACATATTTATAGGAAGGAAGCAGACAGCATTCGTCGGGACGTCGATATGTTTTACCAGAGCGAGAGAGGTCGAACGGGTGTTCCGATGTTCGCGGAGCTACCGCTGCACGAGGATGACGCGCCGTTCGATCTCGAGCTGAGCGAGGAGCTGACGCTTCCGCTGCGAGGCTACGTCGATCGGATCGACCGAATCGGGCCGCATCAATATAAGATCTATGATTACAAGACTGGCAGTCCGCGCAGCTACAAGCACAATGCGTGCTTCTCGGGCGGAGCGCAGCTGCAGCTGCCGCTGTACGGCCTCGCGGTCGAACAGTGGATGCGGCGGAGCGGCTTCGATCCGAAGGCGGAGGTGACGGAGTCTTCGTATTATTTTCCAACCGAGCGTGGGCTTGGGGAGGAGGTCGTTCGTCCGCAGAGCCGCAGAGGAGAGCTGGCTGCATTGCTGAAGGCGATGACCGACTCGATGCGAAGCGGGCTGTTCCCTCCAGCGGAGGACCCGAAGGGGTGCACGTGGTGCGATTACAGCGCCGTGTGCGGCTCCCATGCCGAGCAGTTCGCGGCGAAGCGAAGCGCACCCGATGCGGAAGCGAGATTGCACACATTGCAGGAGGTGAGCCGCTATGTATAG